In Aegilops tauschii subsp. strangulata cultivar AL8/78 chromosome 3, Aet v6.0, whole genome shotgun sequence, one genomic interval encodes:
- the LOC109770039 gene encoding uncharacterized protein At2g39795, mitochondrial-like: MAILAAARRASSLLLLRASSRAKIALLKAALDSIDAETGSCASAAALHSLRAAADSLGASTFDDHLVRDIDSTIKSSTRPTKMQEAEGFFPFKIVRENRLGSSSSTFDITLRRTFEGEQIEIWAYTLGSHYHDNGIISLNVTVSKSNGSDLLFSCSAYADYITIDSMKMTGQLESHNGFDKLDKNLQKSFYKYLELRGITPTMAKLLHEYKRGSGPRTQHLWLNKLSDFIKKD; the protein is encoded by the exons ATGGCCatcctcgccgccgcccgccgggcctcctcccttctcctcctccgcgccTCCT CGCGCGCGAAGATCGCCTTGCTCAAAGCCGCGTTGGACTCCATCGACGCCGAGACCGGCtcctgcgcctccgccgccgcactGCACTCCCTGCGCGCCGCGGCCGACTCCCTCGGCGCCTCCACCTTTGACGACCATCTCGTCCGCGACATCGACTCCACGATCAAGTCATCCACCCGTCCCACCAAG ATGCAGGAGGCCGAGGGTTTCTTCCCTTTCAAAATAGTACGTGAAAATAGGTTGGGCAGTAGCAGCAGTACCTTTGATATTACTCTTAGAAGAACTTTTGAGGGTGAGCAGATTGAAATTTGGGCTTACACATTAGGCTCACACTACCATGATAACGGTATAATCAGCCTAAATGTCACCGTCTCCAAGAGCAATGGCTCGGACCTTTTATTTTCCTGCTCTGCGTATGCCGATTATATCACCATCGATTCCATGAAGATGACGGGGCAGCTTGAATCGCATAACGGTTTCGA TAAGCTTGATAAGAATCTGCAGAAGTCATTCTACAAGTATCTGGAACTACGGGGCATCACGCCAACAATGGCCAAACTGTTGCATGAGTACAAGAGGGGCAGCGGACCCCGCACGCAGCACTTGTGGCTAAACAAGCTGTCGGATTTCATCAAGAAAGATTGA